From Serratia fonticola:
CTGACTCACCGCAGGCCGTAACTCGCGACTATACGCTGGATGTGCATGACGAGCAGGGCAAAGCCCCACTGCTTTCCGTGTTTGGTGGCAAACTCACCACTTACCGCAAACTGGCCGAGCATGCGATGGAGAAGTTGGCTCACTACTATCCTGGCTGTGGCCCGGCGTGGACCAAAAACGGTTCCCTGCCAGGGGGCGATATTGACGGCGATCGCGATAGCTATGCCGCTAAACTGCGCCGTCAGCACGGCTGGATGACGGAGTCTCTGGCTCGCCGTTACGCTCGCACCTATGGCAGCCACAGCAAAATTATCTTGGCCAATGCCAATAGCCTGAGCGATTTGGGTGAAGACTTCGGCCATGACCTGTACGAGGCTGAACTGCGTTATCTGGTAGAGAAAGAGTGGGTTGTCGAGCTGGATGATGCCTTGTGGCGCCGTACCAAACTGGGGATGTGGCTCAGCGAAGAACAGCAGGCACGGGTGAAAACCTGGCTGGCAGAAAATGCCAAACCAAAAGCGTTGTCATTGGCGTCTTGATTGAGCTGTGAGTAGACGGGCGCTGCACACAGCGCCCCTACGGCATACGGGACGCAACAAGTTAAATTCAAGGGCCGGTGATCCGGCCCTTGGCTATTACAGCTTTATCGGTTTGATATTCCAAATTTCGTCCGCGTACTCCTGGATCGTGCGGTCGGAAGAGAAGTAGCCCATGTTGGCGATATTGAGTATCGCGCGTTTGGTCCAGTCGTCCTGATTGAGATACACCTCATCCACCTTATCTTGCGTATCCACATAGCTGCGATAATCGGCCAACAGCTGATAGTGGTCGCCAAGATTGACCAGTGAATCGAACAGGCTGCTGTAGCGCTTGGGCTCTTCAGGGCTGAACGCACCGGTAGCGATCTGCGTCAAAGCCAGATGCAACTCTTCATCCTGCTCGTAATACTGACGTGGGTTATACCCATCGCGGCGCAGCGCTTCCACCTGATCGGCGGTATTGCCAAAGATAAAGATATTCTCTTCGCCCACGTGTTCCAACATTTCGACGTTGGCCCCGTCCAGCGTGCCGATGGTCAAGGCACCGTTGAGAGCAAACTTCATGTTACTGGTGCCCGAAGCCTCGGTCCCGGCCAGCGAGATCTGCTCGGAGAGATCGGCCGCCGGAATGATCATCTGGGCCAGGCTCACCCCGTAGTTAGGGATAAACACCACCTTCAAATCATCATGCACTCGCGGATCGTTGTTGATCACCTTCGCTACGTCGTTGATCAAGCGGATGATCTGTTTGGCGGCATAGTAGGCAGAAGCCGCTTTACCCGCAAAGATCACTACGCGCGGTACACGTTTGGCATCAGGATCTTGCAGCAGACGGTTATAACGCGTGATCACATGCAATACGTTCAGCAGTTGCCGCTTATATTCGTGGATCCGTTTGATCTGTACGTCGAATAATGCGTCGGGGTTCACCACCACGTTGAGCTTTTTCGCGATATACGCCGCCAGCCGCTCTTTGTTCTGCCGTTTGGCAGCCTGTACGGCCTGCAAGAAGCTCGGGTAATCCGCATTCGCCTTGATTTCGCCAAGCTGGCTGAGATCGGTACGCCAGTTATGGCCAATACTGTCATCCAGCACTTTGGACAGCGGCCGGTTAGCCAACCCCAGCCAGCGGCGCGGCGTGACCCCGTTGGTTTTATTGCAGAAGCGATCGGGGAATACGCGAGCAAAATCGGCAAACAGGGACTGTACCATCAGTTCGGAGTGCAGCGCCGAGACGCCATTCACCTTATGGCTGGCGACCACGGCCAACCACGCCATTCGCACCCTGCGCCCGTTGGTTTCATCAATGATAGAGACCCTTGCCAGCAATTGATTATCGCCCGGCACCACTTGCTTAACCTGCTTGAGGAAATGATCGTTGATTTCGAAAATCAGCTGTAAGTGGCGCGGCAGGATCTTGCCCAGCATATCAACCGGCCAGGTTTCCAGCGCTTCGCTCATCAAGGTGTGGTTGGTATAGGAGAATACCTTTTCCACCACTTCCCAGGCATCCAGCCAGCTGAATTTGTGCTCATCAATCAGCAGGTGCATCAGCTCAGGGATCGACAACACCGGGTGGGTATCATTGAGGTGGATGGCAATCTTGTCGGCCAGATTGTCGAAGGTTTTGTGCATCGTCCAATGGCGGTTGAGGATGTCCTGGGTAGTGGCTGAAACCAGGAAATACTCCTGCCGCAGGCGCAGCTCACGCCCGGAATAGGTGGAGTCATCGGGATAGAGCACGCGCGAGACGTTCTCTGAGTGGTTTTTATCTTCCACGGCGGCAAAATAATCCCCCTGGTTGAACTTACCCAGGTTGATTTCATTACTGGCCTGAGCGCTCCACAAACGCAGCGTGTTGGTGGCATCGGTATCGAAGCCTGGGATCACCTGATCGTAGGCGATGGCGATAATCTCTTCGGTTTCCACCCAGCGGGCCTTCGCCCCTTCCTGCTGAACGCGGCCACCAAAACGCACTTTATAGCGGGTATTGTGGCGCGGGAATTCCCACGGGTTGCCGTATTCCAGCCAATAATCCGGCGACTCCATCTGTTGGCCATCGACGATGTTCTGCTTGAACATGCCATATTCATAGCGGATACCGTAACCCCGGCCAGGCAGCGCCAGCGTGGCCAACGAATCCAGGAAGCAGGCAGCCAATCGACCCAGACCGCCATTGCCCAGGCCAGGATCGTTCTCTTCCTCAAGCAGTTCACTCAGATTCAGGCCCATCTCATCGAGTGCGTCCTCAATATCCTGGTAAATCCCCATAGATAACAGCGCATTCGACAGCGTACGGCCAAGCAGAAACTCCATCGACAGGTAATACACCTGCCGGACATCTTGTGAAAGCTGGGCGCGATTGGATCGCAACCAACGTTCCACCATCCTGTCGCGCACCGCAAACAACACGGCATTAAGCCAGTCGTGCTGGGTGGCGATAGCCGGATCCTTACCGACAATAAACATCAGTTTATAGGCGATGGAATGTTTCAGCGCTTCAACACTGACCGTGGGTGAGGTGTAACTAAACGGTGAAGTCATAGTAATTCAATCCCAAGTACGTGATTACAACAAGCGTTGATAAAGCGACAGATATTCCTTTGCCGCGACTTGCCAGCCAAAATCCAGACTCATGGCGTGGCGTTGTACGTGATGCCAATGCCTCGGCCTGCTCCAGAGCACCAGAGCACGCCGAATGGCATTGCCCAGGGCAACAGCATTACAATCATCAAACACAAACCCGCTGGCAGTGCCGTCGGCCAAATTCTCCAGCGCACAGTCCACCACCGTATCTGCCAACCCACCGGTGCGGCGCACCAGCGGCAACGTGCCATATTTCAGGCCATAAAGCTGTGTTAACCCGCAAGGCTCAAAGCGGCTTGGCACCAGGATCACGTCCGCTCCGCCGATAATGCGGTGGGAGAAGGCATCGTGGTAGCCAATCTGCACGCCGACCTGTTCCGGATAATCGGCCGCCGCGGCCAGGAAAGCCTGCTGCAATACCGCATCCCCCGCCCCCAGCAGCACCAACTGCCCCCCTTGTTCCAGCAACGCTGGCAAGGCTTCCAGCACCAGATCCAACCCTTTCTGGTTGGTCAAACGGCTGACCACTGCAAACAGCGGCAACGATTCATCCACCTGCAGCCCCATGGCTTTTTGCAGATGAACCTTGTTCTTGGCCTTGTTTTTCAGGCTGTCGGCGTCATAGCGTGCCGCCAGGCGCGCATCGTGCGACGGGTCCCAAATCTTGTCATCAACACCGTTGAGAATGCCGCTCAACCGCCCTTGCCGCTGCCGCTCCTGGAGCAGCCCTTCCATCCCGTAACCAAACTCCGGCTGGGTGATTTCACGCGCATAGGTCGGGCTGACGGCGGTGATATGGTCGGCGTAGTACAGGCCTGCCTTCAGGAAAGACATCTGGCCATAAAACTCCAGGCCATAGATATTCAAGAATGACGATGGCAACCACAGCTCCGCCATATGGTGGGCGGAGAATAGCCCCTGATAGGCCAGATTGTGTACGGTGAAGATCGAGCGTGCCGGGTGGCCATTCGCCGCCAGATAAGCGCAGGCCAAGCCAGCATGCCAGTCGTGAGCATGGACCAGTTTTGGCCGCCAGTAATGATCCAACCCCTTCGCCAGCTCGCAGGCCATCCAGCCCAGCAAGGCAAAACGGCGGTGGTTGTCAGGATAGGCGTACATCGACTGATCGTGGTACGGGCTGCCCGGTCGGTCATACAACCAGGGGGCATCGATCAGGTAAACGCCCACGCCATGATAGGTACCATAACGCAGGCCTACGCGCCCGGCAAAAGAGTCGATCTCGGCAACCAATACCGTGTCCGGGATACCGTTGCGCACGTCAGGAAAAGCCGGTAATAGCACCCGAACATCAGCTCCTGCGGCAATCTGCGCCGTCGGTAATGCGCCAACCACGTCTGCAAGCCCGCCGGTTTTAAGCAGTGGGAACATCTCGGAACATACGTGTAAAACCTGCATTATCACTCCTGAAATTCGGTAAAAACGTCTTTACGGAGATAAGGGGCGCGGCTTGCCACGCCCAAGGTTCCGGCCGGAATGGCTACAGTTTTGCCAACATTTCGCGCGTTACCAGCACGATGCCCTCTTCCGAGCGGTAAAAACGCTTGCTGTCTTCCTCGGCGTTTTCACCAATCACCATGCCTTCGGGAATATGGCAGGCGCGATCGATAATGCAGCGGCGCAGGCGGCAGGAGCGGCCCACGTTGACATCGGGCAGTAATACAGAAGAGTCGATAGTGCAGAAGGAGTTCACCCGCACCTTCGAGAACAGCACCGAATGCACCACCACCGAACCGGAGACAATGCACCCGCCGGCCACCAGCGAGTTCATGGTCATGCCATGGCTGCCGGAACGGTCTTGCACAAATTTGGCCGGTGGCAGTGGCTCCATGTAGGTGCGGATCGGCCAGGAACGGTCGTACATATCCAGCTCAGGCGTTACCGAAGCCAGATCGAGGTTGGCGCGCCAGTAGGCTTCCAGGGTCCCGACATCACGCCAATACGGTGGTAGATTCGGACCACATCCCACACAGGAAAGCGTAAATGGATGCGCCCAGGCAGCACCCTGCGCGGTAATTTTTGGGATCAGATCCTTACCGAAATCGTGGGTGGAGTCAGGGGTCGACATATCCTCTTCCAGCAGTTGGAAGAGGTAGCTGGCGTTGAAAATATAGATGCCCATGCTGGCCAGTGACATATCCGGGTTGCCAGGCATAGCCGGCGGATTGTCTGGCTTCTCCAGGAATTCGAGGATCAGATCGTTATCGTCCACCTTCATCACGCCAAACTCGCTGGCTTCCTTGCGCGGTACCGGAATACAGGCCACCGTGCACTGCGCCCCTTTCTCGACGTGGTCGATCAGCATGCGCGAGTAGTCCATTTTATAAATATGGTCACCCGCCAGGATCACCACATATTCCGCTTCATAGCGGCGAATGATGTCGAGGTTCTGGTAAACCGCATCCGCGGTGCCTTTGTACCAATGTTCGGTGCTGAGGCGCTGCTGAGCAGGCAGCAGATCGACGAACTCGTTCATCTCTTCGTTCAGGAACGACCAGCCCCGCTGAATATGCTGCACCAGCGTATGGGAATGATACTGAGTGATCACCCCCATACGTCGGATCCCTGAGTTCAGGCAGTTGGACATGGCAAAATCGATGATGCGGTACTTGCCACCGAAGTGAACGGCTGGCTTGGCGCGGGTAGAGGTTAAATCTTTCAAACGCGAGCCACGGCCGCCTGCCAATATCAGGGCAACGGATTTATTCGGCAGTTGGCGCGCCAACATCAGAGGGTCTTTATTTTCGTGCTTAACCATAACTGACTCCTTTTAATTTTTCTCTACCAGCACGCAAAGCGAATGCGCAACCTGGCACCAGGCGGGTAGAACCGCCCGCGAATCTTCCTGAGTGAAGGGGGCGACAACCTGCCAATCACCCTCGGGTAACGTCATCTCAACGGTCTGCTGGGTGGCGTTGATCACCATCAGCCAGCGTTGCGACAGGCGGATCTGCAAGCAGCGATCGCCCTGTTCCCACTGTTGCGCACTGAGCGGCTGCCCCTGCGCGTTTAACCACTGCACGCTGCCGTCTCCCTCCTGCCACCAGCGGTCTGCCTGCAAAGCAGGAATTTGCTGGCGCAAGCGGATCAGCGCGGCGGTGTATGCGGTCAGTGACTCATCCGCATTGGCCCAGTCGAGCCAGGTGGTTACGTTATCCTGACAGTAAGCATTGTTGTTGCCTTGCTGGCTATTTCCGTGCTCATCACCGGCCAGCAGCATCGGTGTCCCCTGTGCCAGAAGCAGCGTGGCAAGCAGTGCTCGCTGGCTGGCCTGGCGGCGTTGCAAAACGGTTTCGTCGGCAATCAGGCCTTCAACCCCGTGGTTACAGCTAAAGTTTTGGTCGCTGCCATCACGGTTTCCCTCTCCGTTAGGCTGGTTATGTTTCTCCTTGAAACTCACTACGTCCTGCAAGGTAAAGCCGTCGTGGGCCGTCAGCATATTGATGCTGACATAAGGCGCGCGCCCACGTTGGTTGAATACCTCGCTGGAGGCAGCAAAACGCTGGGCAAACTGACCCAGTGACAGATCGCCCCGCAGCCAGAAACGGCGGATATCGTCACGGAAATGGTCATTCCACTCAGCAAAACGGCCGGGAAACGCACCAACCTGATAGCCCCCCGGGCCAATGTCCCAGGGCTCGGCGATCAGTTTGCAGCGCCCCAGCGTATCGTCCGCCAGCATCGCCTGAAACAGCGGTGCATCGCGGTCAAACGCCGGTGTACGGCCTAACACGGTGCCAAGATCGAAGCGGAAACCGTCGACATGGCACTCCCGAACCCAAAAGCGCAGGCAATCCATCACCCACGCCACGCCCGCTGGCTGATCCAACCGCAGCGTATTGCCACAGCCGGTGAGGTTATCGTAGCCACCGTCAGGGGTTAGCCAGTAGTAACTGGGGTTATCGATACCGCGCAGCGACAACGTTGGCCCATCCACATCCAGTTCTGCGCTGTGGTTGAACACCACGTCCAGGATCACTTCGATCCCCGCCCGGTGCAGCGCTTTCACCGCGTCGCGGAACTCACGTAGCGGCGTCGTCCCGGTGCTCAAACTGCTGTAACGGTTGTCTGGCGCGAAAGGAGCCAGCACGTTGTATCCCCAGTAATTGATCAGCCCCAGGCGCTGCAAACGCGGCTCCGTGGTGTGCTGCTGCACTGGCAAAAGCTCCAGCGCCGTGATCCCCAACCGCTTGAAGTAGGCAATCATCGCCGGGTGGCCAAGGGCGGCAAAGCTGCCACGCAATACGGCCGGGATCTCCGGGTGCGTTAACGTCAGCCCCCGGACGTGGGCTTCGTAGATCACCGTTTTGCCCCAAGGGGTGGCTGGCGGACGATCGTCTTGCCAATCGTAGCTTTCGTCGATCACTACGCATTTGGGCATCAACGGGGCGCTGTCTTGCTGGTCCGGTTGATCGTACCCCCCGTGCAAATGCACATGGTCGCCAACCGGCCCCTCGACTGCCCGCGCAGCTGGATCGAGCAACAGCTTGTTAGCGTTAAAGCGCAACCCAAGATGCGGCTCAAACGGGCCATGCACCCGAAAACCATAACGCTGCCCCAACTCGCCTCCTGGCAGATATCCATGCCAGATATCACCGCTGCGGGCAGGCAACGGCAGGCGTGTTTCACGATATTGCGCATCGAACAGGCACAGCTCAACCTGCGTGGCATGCGCAGAAAACAGGGTAAAGTTGATGCCATTACCGTCGTAATAAGCCCCTAAAGGCGCGGCAAGACCCGGCGTCAGCTCTACCATCAAGCCTCCCGCCGTAGATAAACCGTGGCCAGCGGTGGCACCATCACGCTGATCGAATGTTCACGACCGTGGCTGCCGATCGGCTGCGAAATCACCCTCCCCTGATTACCCGCGTTGCTGCCGTGATAATGGTGCGAATCGGTATTGAGGATCTCCTGATATTCGCCAGCGCGCGCAATGCCGATGCGGTAATGAGGGCGCGGCACCGGAGTAAAGTTGCTGATGGCTATCAGCTCATTGCCCTGCGAATCGTAGCGTGCGAAAGCAAATACCGAGTTTTCGTGATCGTCGACCACCAGCCATTCAAAGCCGTCTGGACGATAATCGCGCTCATACAGCGGCGCATTCTCCTGGTAGCAGTGGTTGAGATCGCGTACCAGCCGTTGCACACCGTGGTGCCAACCGTCCAATCCATCCAACAGATGCCAGTCCAGGCTGTTATCGAAATTCCACTCACGCCCTTGAGCAAATTCGCTGCCCATAAACAGCAGTTTTTTGCCCGGGTGCGCCCACATAAAACCGTAATAGGCCCGCAGGTTGGCGAATTTCTGCCAGGCATCTCCCGGCATCCGATCCAGCACGGAGCCTTTGCCATGCACCACTTC
This genomic window contains:
- the glgP gene encoding glycogen phosphorylase, with product MTSPFSYTSPTVSVEALKHSIAYKLMFIVGKDPAIATQHDWLNAVLFAVRDRMVERWLRSNRAQLSQDVRQVYYLSMEFLLGRTLSNALLSMGIYQDIEDALDEMGLNLSELLEEENDPGLGNGGLGRLAACFLDSLATLALPGRGYGIRYEYGMFKQNIVDGQQMESPDYWLEYGNPWEFPRHNTRYKVRFGGRVQQEGAKARWVETEEIIAIAYDQVIPGFDTDATNTLRLWSAQASNEINLGKFNQGDYFAAVEDKNHSENVSRVLYPDDSTYSGRELRLRQEYFLVSATTQDILNRHWTMHKTFDNLADKIAIHLNDTHPVLSIPELMHLLIDEHKFSWLDAWEVVEKVFSYTNHTLMSEALETWPVDMLGKILPRHLQLIFEINDHFLKQVKQVVPGDNQLLARVSIIDETNGRRVRMAWLAVVASHKVNGVSALHSELMVQSLFADFARVFPDRFCNKTNGVTPRRWLGLANRPLSKVLDDSIGHNWRTDLSQLGEIKANADYPSFLQAVQAAKRQNKERLAAYIAKKLNVVVNPDALFDVQIKRIHEYKRQLLNVLHVITRYNRLLQDPDAKRVPRVVIFAGKAASAYYAAKQIIRLINDVAKVINNDPRVHDDLKVVFIPNYGVSLAQMIIPAADLSEQISLAGTEASGTSNMKFALNGALTIGTLDGANVEMLEHVGEENIFIFGNTADQVEALRRDGYNPRQYYEQDEELHLALTQIATGAFSPEEPKRYSSLFDSLVNLGDHYQLLADYRSYVDTQDKVDEVYLNQDDWTKRAILNIANMGYFSSDRTIQEYADEIWNIKPIKL
- the glgC gene encoding glucose-1-phosphate adenylyltransferase, which encodes MVKHENKDPLMLARQLPNKSVALILAGGRGSRLKDLTSTRAKPAVHFGGKYRIIDFAMSNCLNSGIRRMGVITQYHSHTLVQHIQRGWSFLNEEMNEFVDLLPAQQRLSTEHWYKGTADAVYQNLDIIRRYEAEYVVILAGDHIYKMDYSRMLIDHVEKGAQCTVACIPVPRKEASEFGVMKVDDNDLILEFLEKPDNPPAMPGNPDMSLASMGIYIFNASYLFQLLEEDMSTPDSTHDFGKDLIPKITAQGAAWAHPFTLSCVGCGPNLPPYWRDVGTLEAYWRANLDLASVTPELDMYDRSWPIRTYMEPLPPAKFVQDRSGSHGMTMNSLVAGGCIVSGSVVVHSVLFSKVRVNSFCTIDSSVLLPDVNVGRSCRLRRCIIDRACHIPEGMVIGENAEEDSKRFYRSEEGIVLVTREMLAKL
- the glgA gene encoding glycogen synthase GlgA; the encoded protein is MQVLHVCSEMFPLLKTGGLADVVGALPTAQIAAGADVRVLLPAFPDVRNGIPDTVLVAEIDSFAGRVGLRYGTYHGVGVYLIDAPWLYDRPGSPYHDQSMYAYPDNHRRFALLGWMACELAKGLDHYWRPKLVHAHDWHAGLACAYLAANGHPARSIFTVHNLAYQGLFSAHHMAELWLPSSFLNIYGLEFYGQMSFLKAGLYYADHITAVSPTYAREITQPEFGYGMEGLLQERQRQGRLSGILNGVDDKIWDPSHDARLAARYDADSLKNKAKNKVHLQKAMGLQVDESLPLFAVVSRLTNQKGLDLVLEALPALLEQGGQLVLLGAGDAVLQQAFLAAAADYPEQVGVQIGYHDAFSHRIIGGADVILVPSRFEPCGLTQLYGLKYGTLPLVRRTGGLADTVVDCALENLADGTASGFVFDDCNAVALGNAIRRALVLWSRPRHWHHVQRHAMSLDFGWQVAAKEYLSLYQRLL
- the glgX gene encoding glycogen debranching protein GlgX, with product MVELTPGLAAPLGAYYDGNGINFTLFSAHATQVELCLFDAQYRETRLPLPARSGDIWHGYLPGGELGQRYGFRVHGPFEPHLGLRFNANKLLLDPAARAVEGPVGDHVHLHGGYDQPDQQDSAPLMPKCVVIDESYDWQDDRPPATPWGKTVIYEAHVRGLTLTHPEIPAVLRGSFAALGHPAMIAYFKRLGITALELLPVQQHTTEPRLQRLGLINYWGYNVLAPFAPDNRYSSLSTGTTPLREFRDAVKALHRAGIEVILDVVFNHSAELDVDGPTLSLRGIDNPSYYWLTPDGGYDNLTGCGNTLRLDQPAGVAWVMDCLRFWVRECHVDGFRFDLGTVLGRTPAFDRDAPLFQAMLADDTLGRCKLIAEPWDIGPGGYQVGAFPGRFAEWNDHFRDDIRRFWLRGDLSLGQFAQRFAASSEVFNQRGRAPYVSINMLTAHDGFTLQDVVSFKEKHNQPNGEGNRDGSDQNFSCNHGVEGLIADETVLQRRQASQRALLATLLLAQGTPMLLAGDEHGNSQQGNNNAYCQDNVTTWLDWANADESLTAYTAALIRLRQQIPALQADRWWQEGDGSVQWLNAQGQPLSAQQWEQGDRCLQIRLSQRWLMVINATQQTVEMTLPEGDWQVVAPFTQEDSRAVLPAWCQVAHSLCVLVEKN